The uncultured Desulfovibrio sp. genome contains a region encoding:
- a CDS encoding C-GCAxxG-C-C family (seleno)protein — protein MSTHDRVAALVRHYYWDRDLNCARTTLRCLENTLQEPLHPQIYTATVGCHGAGGTGGQCGLVEGGLLLIGLRGAELGKEESEIVDLCAQFAAQFIDRFGSLSCKDLRPGGIHPNDPPHLCESVSVDAICFLHDFLDEMTHSAEPNRRKHGFSADTAE, from the coding sequence ATGAGTACGCATGACAGAGTGGCCGCCCTGGTGCGCCACTATTATTGGGACAGAGATCTCAATTGCGCCCGCACGACCCTGCGTTGTCTGGAAAACACACTCCAGGAACCGCTGCACCCGCAGATTTACACTGCCACCGTAGGTTGCCACGGAGCTGGCGGCACAGGCGGACAGTGCGGGCTTGTGGAGGGCGGCTTGCTGCTTATCGGCCTGCGCGGCGCGGAGCTGGGCAAGGAAGAATCCGAAATCGTTGATCTGTGCGCACAGTTTGCAGCCCAGTTTATTGACCGTTTCGGCAGCCTCTCCTGTAAGGATTTGCGGCCCGGCGGCATCCACCCCAATGACCCGCCACATCTGTGCGAATCCGTTTCAGTAGACGCCATATGTTTTTTGCATGACTTTCTTGACGAAATGACACATTCCGCCGAGCCCAACCGCAGAAAACATGGATTTAGCGCCGACACGGCAGAATAG
- a CDS encoding TIGR04326 family surface carbohydrate biosynthesis protein — protein sequence MKELVLVIGPMLPDAARALCTAPGYSPNGKAETESGQALPQRLVAHWDGWEAPSGEISLSARLRDELTTIRAEHMAWAHDLGRMRVGGREVQQHLRCGEKLSMWWCSLLYERHPKMTPGLYTVYKLRTLERLMDEGGFASLRVFGGDEDLRGALARMCKSGHRLFAECSEAPVPLEPARSLLRKVYDATPPPLRALARYAHWWWTVRRHLPPFSAKNPLPPAQGQAATIATYFPNVDMKAAENGRYRSRYWESLHDALNATADAEAQEHGNAGEHAQTAGHFVRWLFIRFPAPQLSLAQCIALRDRFRREGRDGASFHYLEEFLTTGDLIAALFRYARLCLASLRLEKEARAAFHFTGSQLDFWTYLGPYWAESFRGWRCLERCLQHRAFKRYAAMAGPQRWTLFPLENCPWERMLTQTMHEADNGPVIGAQHSTIRPTDFRYFDDPRTFTGELAAFQPDMVRGNGQSACSQWREAGVPAERLGEVEALRYLYLADKDAQKASVAAGHDSTPAPRRLLAVTSFFADETEAHLALLARSLHAGLLDGWEIRVKPHPYLPVQERLNALLGRRAQDVQVVDGPIADQLAPGVVVWASNSTTVALEAAIKGLPVVAMLPTDDFDLCPLQDVASLPRTGSVDDVASALQTAAPLHLPPEYLDLNVYLPRWKTLLHLRGKP from the coding sequence ATGAAAGAGCTTGTTCTTGTCATAGGCCCGATGCTGCCGGATGCGGCGCGCGCGCTGTGCACGGCCCCGGGCTACAGCCCCAACGGCAAGGCCGAAACAGAGTCGGGTCAGGCCCTGCCCCAACGGCTTGTTGCGCACTGGGACGGATGGGAAGCGCCCAGTGGCGAAATTTCGCTGTCTGCGCGCCTGCGCGATGAACTGACGACCATCCGTGCCGAGCATATGGCCTGGGCGCACGATTTGGGACGCATGCGCGTTGGCGGGCGCGAGGTGCAGCAGCATCTGCGTTGCGGCGAAAAACTCTCCATGTGGTGGTGTTCGCTGCTGTACGAGCGCCATCCCAAGATGACGCCCGGGCTCTACACTGTTTACAAGCTGCGCACCCTTGAGCGCCTCATGGACGAGGGCGGATTTGCCTCCCTGCGCGTTTTTGGCGGGGATGAAGACCTGCGCGGCGCGCTTGCGCGCATGTGCAAATCTGGCCACAGGCTGTTTGCAGAATGCAGCGAAGCTCCGGTTCCGCTTGAGCCAGCCCGCAGTCTGCTGCGCAAGGTTTATGACGCAACGCCTCCCCCCTTGCGCGCGCTGGCCCGCTACGCCCACTGGTGGTGGACTGTACGCCGCCACCTGCCGCCTTTTTCAGCCAAAAACCCGCTGCCGCCCGCTCAGGGGCAGGCTGCCACCATCGCCACCTACTTTCCCAATGTGGACATGAAGGCTGCGGAAAATGGCCGCTATCGTTCCCGCTACTGGGAGAGCCTGCACGATGCGCTGAACGCCACCGCCGATGCGGAGGCGCAAGAACATGGGAACGCCGGGGAGCATGCCCAGACCGCCGGGCACTTTGTGCGCTGGCTTTTCATCCGCTTTCCTGCGCCCCAGCTCAGTCTGGCCCAGTGTATTGCCCTGCGCGACCGCTTTCGCCGTGAAGGCAGGGACGGCGCGAGCTTCCATTATCTTGAAGAATTTCTGACCACAGGCGACCTCATAGCCGCCCTGTTCCGCTACGCGCGCCTGTGCCTTGCCAGCCTGCGGCTGGAAAAAGAAGCCCGCGCGGCCTTTCATTTTACAGGCTCGCAGCTTGATTTCTGGACCTACCTCGGCCCCTACTGGGCGGAATCGTTCCGGGGCTGGCGCTGCCTTGAACGCTGCCTGCAACACCGGGCATTCAAGCGGTATGCCGCCATGGCAGGCCCGCAGCGCTGGACGCTCTTCCCGCTGGAGAACTGCCCGTGGGAACGCATGCTCACGCAGACCATGCACGAGGCGGACAACGGCCCCGTCATCGGCGCGCAGCATTCCACCATTCGGCCCACAGACTTTCGTTATTTTGACGACCCGCGCACCTTTACGGGAGAACTGGCCGCTTTCCAGCCCGACATGGTGCGGGGCAACGGGCAATCCGCGTGCTCGCAGTGGCGCGAGGCAGGCGTGCCCGCCGAGCGGCTGGGCGAAGTGGAAGCTCTGCGTTACCTCTATCTGGCCGACAAAGATGCGCAAAAGGCCAGCGTTGCTGCGGGCCATGATTCCACGCCTGCTCCCCGGCGTCTGCTGGCTGTAACCAGCTTTTTTGCTGACGAAACCGAGGCCCATCTGGCTCTGCTTGCCCGTTCGCTGCATGCAGGCCTGCTTGACGGCTGGGAAATCCGCGTAAAGCCGCACCCCTACCTGCCCGTTCAGGAAAGACTGAACGCCTTGCTGGGTCGCCGTGCGCAGGACGTGCAAGTTGTGGATGGCCCCATTGCCGACCAGCTTGCTCCCGGCGTGGTGGTCTGGGCCTCCAACTCCACCACTGTGGCGCTTGAAGCCGCCATCAAGGGGCTGCCCGTCGTGGCCATGCTGCCCACAGACGACTTTGACCTCTGCCCCCTGCAAGATGTAGCCAGCCTGCCGCGCACCGGCAGCGTGGACGATGTGGCCAGTGCGCTGCAAACTGCGGCGCCTCTGCACCTTCCACCTGAATATCTTGACCTGAACGTCTATCTTCCCAGATGGAAAACACTGCTGCACCTGAGAGGAAAACCATGA
- the mgtA gene encoding magnesium-translocating P-type ATPase, whose protein sequence is MVLRSFLPHGLVVPFARFFGRKGPAAHTVSTELVRQATTRLLDAARVEPDEALQTFNSSPDGLSRHQVHEMRHQYGANILAAKGRDSLPKRLFTSFINPFSVVLLLLACISFFTDYLLVTAGEKDLTAVIIVMVMVCISGVLHFVQEARSGNAVARLESLVKTTIEVVREGEGKELPINSLVVGDVVRLAAGDMIPADMRILRAKDLFVSQSSLTGESEPVEKFPHALPADTAAASPLDCDNLAFMGSNVVSGAAYGLVLAVGGASLFGSLARQIAATTTPTSFDKGVNSVSWLLLRFMICMAPVVLFINGFTKGDWVEAALFALSVAVGLTPEMLPTVVSANLVRGAVFMARKKVIARRLNAIQNLGAMDVLCTDKTGTLTQDRIVLEYSLDIHGTEDARVLRHAFLNSWFQTGLKNLLDAAIVNHADELSMQPLRKEYSLVDEMPFDFSRRRMSVVVADTTGKTQIITKGALEEMLTVCAYAEYHGQVEPLTSELQAEILERVRRYNNDGMRVVGVAHKTMSAPGGVFSVADEKDMVLLGYLAFLDPPKDSASKALAALNEHGVRVKVLTGDNDAVTRSVCRQVGLPGKNILLGAEIEEMDDEALKIAVEQADIFAKLSPRQKARIVTCLRGNGHVVGFMGDGINDAPAMKNADVGISVDSAVDVARESAGVILLEKDLTVLEAGVMEGRRTYANIIKYIKITVSSNFGNMFSVLAASVFLPFLPMTPLQILVLNLLYDVSCTAMPWDNVDEDFLRKPRNWDTDSIRRFMFWLGPTSSVFDLTTYALLFWVICPAVVPMPAGGWQAMSSTDQASFAALFQAGWFVESLWTQTMVIHMLRTPGIPLLHSRAAWQVTLLTGLGVAVGTAIPFTALGQGLDMGALPASYFPWLAAVLAGYLTLATLVKGAFMRRYNTWL, encoded by the coding sequence ATGGTTCTGCGCTCTTTTTTGCCGCACGGCCTTGTTGTGCCGTTTGCCCGTTTTTTTGGCCGCAAAGGCCCCGCCGCACATACCGTCAGTACTGAACTGGTCCGTCAGGCTACAACCCGCCTGCTTGATGCCGCGCGCGTTGAGCCGGACGAAGCATTGCAGACGTTTAACTCCTCACCCGATGGCCTTTCCCGCCATCAGGTGCATGAGATGCGCCATCAGTACGGTGCCAATATCCTTGCCGCCAAGGGCAGGGACAGCCTGCCCAAACGCCTGTTCACCTCGTTTATCAATCCCTTCAGCGTTGTGCTCCTGCTGCTGGCCTGCATTTCTTTCTTTACCGACTATCTGCTTGTAACCGCCGGAGAAAAAGACCTCACCGCCGTTATTATCGTGATGGTCATGGTCTGCATCAGCGGCGTGCTCCATTTCGTGCAGGAGGCCCGCTCCGGCAATGCCGTGGCCCGTCTTGAATCGCTGGTCAAAACCACCATTGAAGTGGTGCGCGAGGGCGAAGGCAAGGAACTGCCCATCAATTCGCTGGTGGTGGGCGATGTGGTGCGCCTGGCCGCAGGCGACATGATCCCCGCCGACATGCGGATCCTGCGGGCAAAGGATCTTTTTGTCAGTCAGTCTTCCCTCACTGGCGAGAGCGAACCGGTGGAAAAGTTCCCCCATGCCCTGCCCGCCGACACTGCCGCCGCCTCGCCCCTTGATTGCGACAATCTGGCCTTCATGGGCAGCAACGTTGTCAGCGGCGCGGCCTACGGCCTTGTGCTGGCTGTGGGCGGAGCGTCGCTTTTCGGCTCTCTGGCGCGCCAGATTGCTGCAACCACTACACCCACCAGCTTTGACAAAGGCGTGAACTCCGTTTCCTGGCTGCTTTTGCGGTTCATGATCTGCATGGCCCCGGTGGTGCTTTTTATCAACGGCTTCACCAAGGGCGACTGGGTGGAAGCCGCATTGTTTGCCCTTTCCGTCGCCGTGGGTCTTACGCCCGAGATGCTGCCCACCGTGGTATCCGCCAATCTGGTGCGCGGGGCCGTGTTTATGGCCCGCAAAAAGGTTATTGCCCGCCGCCTCAACGCCATCCAGAACCTTGGGGCCATGGATGTGCTGTGTACCGACAAGACGGGTACCCTCACGCAAGACAGGATTGTGCTTGAGTATTCGCTCGACATTCATGGCACGGAAGACGCCCGAGTGCTGCGCCACGCCTTTTTGAACAGCTGGTTCCAGACCGGCCTCAAAAACCTGCTGGACGCCGCCATCGTCAACCACGCCGATGAACTGAGCATGCAGCCCCTACGCAAGGAATACAGCCTTGTGGACGAAATGCCCTTTGATTTCAGCCGCCGCCGTATGAGCGTTGTGGTGGCCGACACCACGGGCAAAACCCAGATCATCACCAAGGGCGCGCTAGAAGAAATGCTCACCGTATGCGCCTATGCCGAATATCACGGGCAGGTCGAACCGCTCACGTCTGAACTCCAGGCGGAAATACTGGAGCGCGTGCGCCGTTACAACAACGACGGCATGCGCGTGGTGGGCGTGGCGCACAAAACCATGTCCGCACCGGGCGGCGTTTTCTCTGTGGCGGACGAAAAAGATATGGTGTTGCTGGGCTATCTGGCCTTTCTTGATCCGCCCAAGGATTCCGCATCAAAGGCTCTGGCCGCGCTCAACGAACACGGCGTGCGCGTAAAAGTGCTGACAGGCGACAACGATGCCGTTACCCGTAGCGTATGCCGTCAGGTGGGGCTGCCGGGGAAAAACATCCTGCTGGGCGCAGAAATTGAAGAGATGGACGACGAGGCCCTGAAAATCGCCGTTGAACAGGCCGACATTTTCGCCAAGCTCAGCCCTCGCCAGAAGGCCCGCATTGTGACCTGCCTGCGCGGCAACGGCCATGTGGTGGGCTTTATGGGCGACGGCATCAACGATGCCCCTGCCATGAAGAATGCCGATGTGGGTATTTCCGTAGATTCCGCCGTGGACGTGGCGCGGGAATCCGCAGGCGTCATCCTGCTGGAAAAAGACCTCACCGTACTTGAGGCCGGGGTGATGGAAGGCCGCCGCACCTATGCAAATATAATCAAATACATCAAGATTACGGTCAGTTCCAACTTCGGCAACATGTTCTCCGTGCTGGCGGCCAGCGTGTTTCTGCCGTTCTTGCCCATGACGCCCCTGCAGATTCTGGTGCTCAACCTGCTCTACGATGTCTCCTGCACGGCCATGCCCTGGGACAATGTGGACGAGGACTTTTTGCGCAAGCCCCGCAACTGGGACACGGACAGCATCCGCAGGTTTATGTTCTGGCTCGGGCCTACCAGCTCGGTCTTTGACCTCACAACCTACGCCCTGCTGTTCTGGGTGATCTGCCCTGCCGTGGTGCCCATGCCCGCAGGCGGCTGGCAAGCCATGAGCAGTACCGATCAGGCGAGCTTTGCCGCCCTGTTTCAGGCGGGCTGGTTTGTGGAATCGCTGTGGACGCAGACCATGGTCATTCACATGCTGCGCACCCCGGGCATTCCCCTGCTGCACAGCCGCGCCGCATGGCAGGTGACCCTGCTCACGGGCCTTGGCGTTGCTGTGGGCACAGCCATTCCCTTCACCGCTCTGGGTCAGGGGCTGGACATGGGCGCGTTGCCCGCCAGCTACTTTCCCTGGCTGGCTGCGGTGCTTGCGGGTTATCTGACCCTGGCCACGCTGGTAAAGGGAGCCTTTATGCGCCGCTACAACACATGGTTATAA
- a CDS encoding methyl-accepting chemotaxis protein, which yields MSVRSIRMAMMLLVGGVVFVVQSALIVVVARYSYEASLTSSVDQMRLLAGTIAKSLGDFGEQQQMVLHGAVLQPALKEYLRNRHDNGEAAGFLSAMSRSADEVNSFFLFDTEGTQLINRVHGKEGSLKNFAHREYIRQTFNGKPGLSDTPSKSAITGKPIVGVADAIVDENGKVIGGVGMAYAIDGLMENYINDIHLGKTGYPFIVAPTGVMVGHPDSERVLKDVSKEAGIAKILATPSGVEPFTSGGMEKMLAWAPVPGWNWKVVITMDRAEIEASANSQRNIMVCAGFAAILLLVGITLLALEKIIVKPLQELESYARSVAAGELDRSLTLVRRNEIGHLADSLRSMVGSLKDKIAEADGKSLLAQEESERAASATKEAEAARMAAEQAKADGMLHAATELEGVVEAVTTASEELSAQVEQASRGAESQTARVGETATAMEEMNATVLEVARNAGQAAESAKAAKSKAESGADVVASVIKDISRIQTSAVELKSEMTTLGKQAESTGQILGVISDIADQTNLLALNAAIEAARAGEAGRGFAVVADEVRKLAEKTMTATKEVGDAIRDIQNGTRKNVGNVEQVVGMIDTATTLAGTSGEALHEIVNLVDATAQQVQSIATAAEEQSSTSEEINRSIEDVNRISLETSSAMQHSAGAVSDMAQQAQVLRGLISSMKSGH from the coding sequence ATGTCGGTACGCAGCATCAGAATGGCAATGATGCTTCTTGTGGGCGGGGTGGTTTTTGTGGTGCAGTCAGCCCTGATTGTCGTGGTTGCCCGCTACAGCTATGAGGCCAGCCTGACGTCAAGCGTAGATCAGATGCGCCTTCTGGCTGGCACCATTGCCAAGTCGCTGGGCGACTTTGGCGAGCAGCAGCAGATGGTGCTGCACGGAGCCGTACTGCAACCTGCCCTCAAGGAATATTTGCGTAACCGGCACGATAATGGCGAAGCCGCAGGTTTTCTCTCGGCCATGTCGCGCTCGGCAGACGAAGTAAACTCCTTCTTTCTGTTTGATACGGAAGGCACCCAACTGATCAACCGTGTTCACGGCAAGGAAGGCAGCCTCAAAAATTTTGCCCACCGCGAGTATATTCGCCAGACGTTCAATGGCAAGCCAGGCCTGAGCGACACTCCGTCAAAAAGCGCGATCACGGGCAAGCCCATTGTGGGCGTTGCCGATGCCATAGTGGACGAGAACGGCAAGGTCATTGGCGGCGTGGGCATGGCCTATGCCATTGACGGCCTGATGGAAAACTACATTAACGACATCCATCTGGGCAAAACGGGCTATCCGTTTATTGTTGCGCCCACGGGCGTCATGGTCGGGCACCCTGACAGCGAGCGCGTACTCAAGGATGTTTCCAAGGAAGCAGGCATTGCCAAGATTCTTGCCACGCCGTCGGGCGTGGAACCTTTCACCAGTGGCGGCATGGAAAAAATGCTGGCGTGGGCGCCGGTTCCGGGCTGGAACTGGAAGGTTGTCATCACCATGGATCGCGCGGAGATTGAGGCCTCGGCCAACAGCCAGCGCAACATCATGGTTTGCGCTGGCTTTGCCGCAATCCTGCTGCTTGTGGGCATTACCCTGCTGGCCCTTGAAAAGATCATCGTCAAACCCCTGCAAGAGCTGGAATCCTATGCCCGGTCGGTGGCGGCGGGCGAGCTTGACCGCAGCCTGACCCTTGTGCGGCGTAATGAGATTGGTCATCTGGCAGACAGCCTGCGCAGCATGGTGGGCAGCCTTAAAGACAAAATAGCCGAAGCAGACGGAAAAAGCCTTCTGGCGCAGGAAGAATCAGAACGCGCAGCCAGCGCAACAAAGGAAGCCGAAGCCGCCCGCATGGCTGCCGAACAGGCCAAGGCCGATGGCATGCTGCATGCCGCCACCGAGCTTGAAGGCGTTGTGGAGGCCGTAACAACGGCTTCGGAAGAACTCTCTGCCCAGGTGGAACAGGCCAGTCGCGGCGCTGAAAGCCAGACCGCGCGTGTGGGCGAGACAGCCACGGCCATGGAAGAAATGAACGCCACCGTGCTTGAAGTGGCGCGCAATGCCGGGCAGGCGGCGGAATCCGCCAAGGCCGCCAAGAGCAAGGCTGAAAGCGGCGCGGATGTAGTGGCCAGCGTGATAAAGGATATCAGCCGCATCCAGACCAGCGCCGTGGAGTTGAAATCGGAAATGACCACGCTCGGCAAGCAGGCCGAGAGTACGGGGCAGATTTTGGGTGTTATTTCGGACATTGCAGACCAAACCAACCTGCTGGCGCTCAATGCCGCCATAGAAGCGGCGCGCGCAGGCGAGGCCGGGAGAGGGTTTGCCGTGGTAGCCGATGAGGTGCGCAAACTGGCGGAAAAGACCATGACCGCCACCAAGGAAGTGGGCGACGCCATCCGCGATATCCAGAACGGCACCCGCAAAAACGTGGGCAACGTGGAGCAGGTAGTGGGTATGATTGATACCGCCACCACGCTTGCGGGCACTTCCGGCGAGGCCCTGCATGAAATTGTGAATCTGGTGGATGCTACGGCCCAGCAGGTGCAATCCATCGCCACCGCCGCGGAAGAACAGTCTTCGACCAGCGAGGAGATCAACCGCTCCATTGAAGACGTGAACCGTATTTCGCTAGAAACCAGCTCCGCCATGCAGCATTCTGCCGGGGCGGTTTCAGACATGGCCCAGCAGGCCCAGGTGCTGCGCGGGCTTATCAGCAGTATGAAATCCGGGCATTAG